In Malus sylvestris chromosome 16, drMalSylv7.2, whole genome shotgun sequence, the following are encoded in one genomic region:
- the LOC126609406 gene encoding serine/threonine-protein kinase BRI1-like 2, with amino-acid sequence MICTHSHHSLTRTLSKLSSGELKLVSTMENFNPVQVFLHLSAILVLVGLHFVSVSTADQQVTPSIKTDAVSLLNFKKMIDTDPNGVLSGWKLGTSPCSWYGVTCSMNRATQLDLSGCFLVGTISFEPLASLDMLSVLNLPSNKFSINSTSLLQLPYALKQLDLSFNALFGVLPETLSSKCPNLVSVNLAFNNLTGPLPKDLLLNSDKLQTLDISYNNLTGSISGLRIEKYSCPSLLQLDLSGNRITGSIPMSLANCTSLKTMSLSTNNVTGEIPRSFGLLGSLQRLDLSHNQITGWIPPELGNACALLVELKLSFNNITGPIPASFSSCSSLELLDLSNNNLTGPLPDSIFQNLTSLQSLVLRNNIISGSLPGSISACKSLQVIDLSSNKISGVIPPDICPGASSLEELRMPDNLIVGEIPAQLSQCSQLKTIDFSLNYLNGSIPAELGKLENLQQLIAWYNGLEGKIPPDLGKCKNLKDLILNNNNLSGGIPVELFSCSNLEWISLTSNQLSGEIPEEFGLLTRLAVLQLGNNSLSGKIPGELGNCSSLVWLDLNSNRLTGEIPPRLGRQIGAKALSGILSGNTLVFVRNVGNSCKGVGGLLEFAGIRPERLQQDPTLRTCDFARLYSGPVLSLFTKYQTLEYLDLSYNQLRGKIPEEMGDMIALQVLELSHNQLSGEIPASLGQLKDLGVFDASHNRLQGHIPDSLENLSFLVQIDLSNNELTGEIPSRGQLSTLPATQYANNPGLCGVPLPDCQSSNDQPSTTPSDQDTGKQSRRPSVASLANSIVVGVLISLASVCVLIVWAIAMRTRRKEAKEVKMLNRLQASHAAWKIDKEKEPLSINVATFQRQLRKLKFSQLIEATNGFSADSLIGCGGFGEVFKATLKDGSSVAIKKLIRLSCQGDREFMAEMETLGKIKHRNLVPLLGYCKIGEERLLVYEFMEYGSLEEMLHGRTKTRDRRMLTWEERKKIARGAAKGLCFLHHNCIPHIIHRDMKSSNVLLDNEMEARVSDFGMARLISALDTHLSVSTLAGTPGYVPPEYYQSFRCTAKGDVYSFGVVLLELVTGKRPTDKEDFGDTNLVGWAKMKVREGKQMEVIDQELLSVTKVTDEAEADEVKEMVRYLGVTLQCVDDFPSKRPNMLQVVAMLRELVPGSASGSSNSA; translated from the coding sequence ATGATATGCACTCACTCACACCACTCACTCACTCGCACTCTCTCTAAATTGTCTTCCGGAGAATTAAAACTTGTTTCGACAATGGAGAACTTCAATCCGGTCCAGGTTTTTCTTCATCTGTCTGCAATACTTGTATTGGTAGGActtcactttgtttctgtttccaCAGCTGATCAACAAGTCACTCCATCGATCAAAACCGACGCAGTTTCTCTTCTCAACTTCAAAAAGATGATTGACACGGACCCGAATGGCGTGTTGTCGGGTTGGAAGCTCGGCACCAGCCCGTGCAGCTGGTATGGAGTTACATGCTCCATGAACCGAGCAACTCAGCTCGATCTTAGCGGTTGTTTTCTTGTTGGGACAATCTCTTTTGAACCCTTGGCCTCTCTAGACATGCTTTCTGTCTTAAATTTGCCTTCCAATAAATTCAGTATAAACTCAACCTCTTTGCTTCAACTCCCATATGCTCTAAAACAGCTCGATTTATCTTTCAACGCACTTTTCGGTGTTCTTCCTGAGACTCTTTCCTCAAAATGTCCAAATCTTGTCTCTGTGAATCTTGCTTTTAACAACTTAACCGGTCCTCTACCCAAAGATCTCTTGTTGAATTCCGACAAACTTCAAACCCTCGACATCTCTTACAACAATCTAACCGGGTCGATTTCTGGTCTGAGAATTGAGAAGTACTCTTGCCCTTCTTTGTTGCAGCTTGATTTGTCAGGAAACCGTATTACGGGTTCCATTCCTATGTCCTTGGCAAACTGCACCAGTCTCAAAACTATGAGTTTATCGACCAACAATGTGACAGGCGAAATCCCAAGATCGTTTGGGCTACTGGGCAGTCTACAGAGATTGGATCTTTCTCACAATCAGATAACCGGTTGGATACCTCCTGAATTAGGAAATGCATGCGCTCTGCTTGTCGAACTTAAGCTTTCGTTTAACAACATTACCGGCCCAATTCCAGCCTCTTTCTCCTCGTGTTCTTCGCTGGAGCTTCTCGATCTCTCTAACAACAACTTGACAGGTCCCCTACCAGATTCTATCTTTCAGAACCTCACCTCCTTACAGAGCTTGGTGTTGAGGAATAACATCATTTCTGGATCACTTCCGGGTTCCATATCAGCTTGCAAAAGCCTACAGGTTATAGACTTGAGTTCTAATAAAATATCCGGTGTCATCCCACCAGATATATGTCCAGGAGCCTCGTCACTTGAGGAGCTGAGAATGCCGGACAACCTCATTGTGGGCGAAATCCCTGCTCAACTGTCACAATGTTCTCAGCTGAAGACGATCGATTTTAGTTTGAACTATCTCAACGGCTCGATTCCAGCTGAGCTTGGGAAGCTGGAGAATTTGCAGCAGCTAATAGCATGGTACAATGGCTTAGAGGGGAAAATCCCACCAGACTTGGGAAAATGCAAGAATCTCAAGGATCTTATTCTCAATAATAACAATCTGAGTGGTGGAATCCCAGTTGAATTGTTCAGCTGCAGCAACCTTGAATGGATATCACTCACAAGCAATCAACTCAGTGGTGAAATCCCAGAGGAATTTGGCCTATTGACACGACTGGCGGTTCTACAACTTGGGAACAATAGCTTGAGTGGCAAGATACCAGGAGAGCTCGGAAATTGCAGCAGTTTGGTTTGGTTGGATTTGAACAGCAACAGACTCACCGGAGAGATCCCACCTCGACTTGGGAGGCAGATTGGAGCTAAAGCACTGAGCGGAATACTCTCCGGCAATACTTTGGTGTTTGTACGGAATGTGGGAAACTCTTGTAAAGGAGTGGGAGGCTTATTAGAGTTTGCAGGAATCCGACCTGAAAGGCTTCAGCAGGACCCAACATTGAGGACTTGTGACTTCGCCAGATTGTACTCTGGTCCTGTCCTGAGTCTCTTTACAAAATACCAAACACTGGAGTATCTTGATCTATCATACAATCAGCTTCGCGGGAAAATCCCTGAAGAAATGGGGGACATGATTGCGTTGCAAGTTCTTGAGTTATCCCACAACCAGTTATCAGGTGAGATTCCTGCATCACTTGGTCAGCTCAAAGATTTAGGGGTGTTTGATGCATCACATAACAGACTGCAGGGTCATATCCCCGATTCTTTGGAGAACCTATCTTTCTTGGTGCAAATTGACTTGTCCAACAATGAGTTAACCGGAGAAATTCCCTCTAGGGGTCAGCTGAGTACACTTCCTGCTACCCAGTATGCTAACAACCCTGGACTCTGTGGGGTCCCATTGCCCGATTGCCAGAGCAGCAACGACCAACCATCCACGACTCCGAGCGATCAGGATACAGGCAAACAAAGTCGCAGGCCATCAGTTGCATCATTGGCTAACAGCATTGTCGTGGGGGTTCTGATTTCTCTTGCTTCGGTCTGTGTTCTGATTGTGTGGGCAATTGCAATGCGCACAAGGCGAAAGGAAGCAAAGGAGGTGAAGATGCTTAATCGCTTGCAAGCATCCCATGCGGCATGGAAGATTGACAAAGAGAAAGAACCCTTGAGCATTAATGTTGCAACTTTCCAAAGGCAGTTGAGGAAGCTCAAGTTTTCCCAACTCATTGAGGCAACCAATGGCTTCTCGGCAGATAGTCTTATCGGGTGTGGAGGTTTTGGGGAAGTGTTCAAGGCAACGCTGAAAGACGGGTCAAGTGTTGCAATCAAGAAACTTATACGGCTGAGCTGCCAAGGTGACCGTGAATTCATGGCCGAGATGGAAACTCTGGGGAAGATCAAGCATAGGAATCTTGTGCCCTTATTGGGTTATTGCAAAATTGGCGAAGAGAGGCTGCTAGTATATGAATTCATGGAGTACGGAAGCCTCGAAGAAATGCTCCATGGGAGAACAAAGACCCGTGATAGGCGGATGCTAACATGggaggaaagaaaaaagattgcaAGAGGCGCGGCGAAAGGACTGTGTTTCCTCCATCACAATTGCATTCCTCACATCATACACAGAGATATGAAATCAAGCAATGTATTGTTGGACAACGAAATGGAAGCAAGAGTTTCTGATTTTGGAATGGCAAGGCTCATAAGTGCTCTTGACACGCACTTGAGTGTAAGCACTCTTGCAGGCACTCCTGGTTATGTTCCACCTGAATACTACCAGAGTTTCCGCTGCACTGCAAAGGGTGATGTCTACTCATTTGGGGTTGTCCTCTTGGAGCTTGTGACCGGAAAACGCCCAACAGACAAGGAAGATTTTGGGGACACTAACTTGGTCGGATGGGCGAAGATGAAGGTGAGAGAAGGGAAACAAATGGAAGTGATAGACCAAGAGTTACTTTCAGTAACTAAAGTAACGGATGAAGCAGAAGCTGACGAAGTGAAAGAGATGGTGAGGTATTTAGGAGTGACACTGCAGTGTGTCGACGACTTCCCATCAAAGAGGCCTAACATGTTGCAGGTGGTGGCCATGCTGAGAGAGCTGGTGCCTGGATCAGCAAGTGGAAGTAGTAACAGTGCTTGA
- the LOC126609366 gene encoding zinc finger protein SHOOT GRAVITROPISM 5-like, whose product MFDNTTTTNNNTAASSSAPPSSSSHENGGATHKRKRRPAGTPDPDAEVVSLSPKTLLESDRYVCEICNQGFQRDQNLQMHRRRHKVPWKLLKREIAEDQVIKKKVFVCPEPSCLHHDPRHALGDLVGIKKHFRRKHSNHKQWVCDKCSKGYAVQSDYKAHLKTCGTRGHSCDCGRVFSRVESFIEHQDTCTVRHVVRPELQAALQPAACSSRTASSTSPSSDANFSISNNVAAPVVLAGLPVRPNPTHHHDKRDGMNPYISCNRQQQQQQQQAHNNILELQLLPSSNAHTSSPPNLDESHATNLKLSIGSPSSDQLANEKNESSKYNSSSDIKRRRSSPGNEKNVNNASAVGGVGSTSELARLKEFASEELKLAVAEKSYAEDARREAKRQIEMAEIEFANAKRIRQQAQAEVEKALLLKEQATKRISSAILQVTCQACKQHFHIASAASTVAGGGAVGRSDETSLAMSYMSSATTEGEGDHDHTA is encoded by the exons ATGTTCgacaacaccaccaccaccaacaacaACACCGCCGCCTCTTCTTCCGCTCCTCCGTCTTCTTCCTCTCATGAAAATGGCGGAGCCACCCACAAACGAAAAAGAAGACCTGCAGGCACACcag ATCCGGATGCAGAAGTGGTGTCTCTGTCCCCCAAGACCCTACTCGAATCGGACCGGTACGTGTGCGAGATCTGCAACCAGGGATTTCAGAGAGACCAGAATCTGCAGATGCACAGGCGTCGTCACAAGGTGCCGTGGAAACTACTGAAGCGAGAGATAGCGGAAGATCAGGTGATCAAGAAGAAGGTGTTTGTGTGCCCGGAGCCCAGCTGCCTCCACCACGACCCCCGCCACGCCCTCGGCGATCTCGTCGGGATCAAAAAACACTTCAGAAGAAAACACAGCAACCACAAGCAGTGGGTCTGCGACAAGTGCTCCAAAGGCTACGCCGTGCAGTCCGATTACAAAGCACACCTCAAAACCTGCGGCACCAGAGGACATTCCTGTGACTGCGGCCGTGTCTTTTCGag AGTGGAAAGTTTCATAGAGCACCAAGACACTTGCACAGTCCGACACGTCGTTCGGCCGGAATTACAGGCAGCGCTGCAGCCGGCGGCCTGCTCGTCGCGAACTGCATCGAGTACCAGCCCCTCTAGCGACGCCAATTTCAGCATTAGTAACAATGTGGCAGCTCCAGTAGTATTGGCTGGACTCCCGGTGCGACCAAACCCAACTCACCATCACGATAAGCGCGACGGTATGAATCCTTATATTTCTTGCAACCGtcagcaacagcagcagcaacaacaagCGCATAATAATATATTGGAACTTCAGCTCCTTCCGTCCTCAAACGCCCATACTTCTTCCCCGCCAAATTTAGACGAAAGTCACGCAACTAATCTGAAGCTATCGATTGGATCGCCGTCAAGTGATCAACTTGCCAACGAAAAGAATGAATCAAGCAAGTATAATTCATCGTCCgatataaaaagaagaagaagctctCCAGGTAATGAGAAGAATGTTAACAATGCATCTGCTGTTGGAGGAGTTGGGTCGACGTCGGAACTGGCCAGGTTGAAAGAGTTTGCGAGTGAGGAGTTGAAATTGGCCGTGGCTGAAAAGTCGTATGCCGAAGACGCCCGGCGAGAAGCCAAACGGCAAATAGAGATGGCGGAGATCGAGTTCGCGAACGCCAAGAGGATTAGGCAGCAAGCGCAGGCTGAGGTGGAGAAGGCTCTGTTGCTCAAAGAGCAGGCGACTAAGAGAATCAGCTCCGCCATTTTGCAAGTCACTTGTCAAGCTTGCAAACAGCACTTTCACATTGCCTCTGCTGCTTCCACCGTCGCAGGAGGAGGAGCAGTGGGACGCTCTGATGAGACCTCCCTTGCTATGAGTTACATGTCCTCCGCCACAACCGAAGGAGAAGGAGATCATGACCACACAGCATAA